The Solanum lycopersicum chromosome 9, SLM_r2.1 genome window below encodes:
- the LOC138338417 gene encoding uncharacterized protein, giving the protein METYPAVQNDVAPAVGDQVALIVVLTEDEQRSFLDRRETGGGLIRDVCQLDLLQPPAPQGRGRGRVQSGRGYRVSSSGRGRGITQDGGGRGDHCYAFPGRPEAETSDAFITGSTFSYVSTYFAAKFDMICDGMTVPIRVSTLVAMPGVPRVEWKSISGSYPTKVISFICAQRLMERECLSYLAFIQDTSVEPPSMDSVPVVQEFLDIDLRSRYHQLKIRASDIPKTAFRTRYGRYEFPVMSFGLTNAPAAFMQLMNGVFRPYHDSFVIVFIDDILKGKVIAYASRQLKSHEKNYPTHDLKLAAMISEESDGMIAFIEARSSLVEQIRAHQFDDEKLCLIRDKVLRGEDKEVVLDSDGVLRIGGRICVPRTGDLIRLILEEAHCSRYSIHAGAAKMYHYPNGQSERTIQVLEDMLRACVIGFCARWDQHLPLAEFAYNNSYHSIIQMAPFEALYGRRCRSPIGWFDSMEMDSFDTDLLRDAMEKKYIPDESHVLSLDSVELGPDFAFEKEPIAILDRQIRKLRTKEIASVKIID; this is encoded by the exons ATGGAGACGTATCCCGCGGTtcagaatgatgttgcaccagcagttggggATCAAGTTGCATTGATTgttgttctgacagaggatgagcaacgtag TTTCCTGGACCGGCGGGAGACTGGTGGTGGACTTATTCGGGATGTTTGCCAGTTagatctcctcca accaccagcaccacagggtagaggtcgtggcagagttcagtcaggtagaggttatagagtttctagtagtggtaGGGGTAGAGGTATCACGCAggatggaggtggacgaggagaccactgctatgctttccccggaagacctgaggcggagacctctgatgcttttattacag gttctacattctcttatgtgtctacgtattttgctgctaaatttgatatgatatgtgatggcatgactgtacctattcgtgtttctacactcGTGG caatgcctggtgttccgagggttgagtggaagagtattagtggttcttatcctaccaaggttatctcttttatctGTGCTCAGAGATTGATGGAGAGGgagtgtttgtcttacttagcgtTTATTCaggatactagtgttgaaccaccttccatggactctgttcctgtggttcaggagtttcttgat attgatttgaggtctaggtatcatcagttgaagattagggcatcagatatccctaagacagcttttcggacCCGGTATGGGCGTTATGAGTTTCCagtgatgtccttcggattgactaatgcccctgcagcattcatgcagttgatgaatggggtgtttcgaccataccatgattcttttgtgattgttttcatcgatgacatcttg aaggggaaagtgattgcttatgcttctaggcagttgaaatcccatgagaagaactaccctactcatgatttgaAGTTGGCGGCtatg ATTTCAgaagagagtgatgggatgattgcttttattgaggctcggtcttctttagtcgagcaaatccgtgcacaccagtttgatgatgaaaaattatgtctcattcgagacaaagtattgagaggaGAAGATAAGGAGgttgtccttgattctgatggtgtatTGCGGATCGGAGGCAGAATTTGTGTTCCCAGgacaggcgatttgattagattgattcttgaggaggcccattgttctcggtattccatccatgcgggagcggcgaagatgtatcatTATCCGA atggtcaatctgagcggaccattcaggtattggaagatatgcttcgagcgtgtgtgatcggTTTTTGTGCTAGATGGGATCAACATTTACCATTagcggagtttgcctataataacagttacCACTCTATTATCcagatggccccatttgaggcgttGTATGGAAGGCGGTGTAGGTctccgattggttggtttgattccaTGGAGATGGACTCTTTTGATACAGACTTGCTGagagatgctatggagaaa aagtatattccggatgaatctcatgtgctttCACTTGACTCTGTGGAGTTGGGTCCAGACTTTGCATTTGAGaaggagcctatagctattttggataggcaaattcgaaagcttaggaccaaagagattgcttcagtgaag attattgattaa